A portion of the Mycobacterium paraseoulense genome contains these proteins:
- a CDS encoding NAD(P)H-dependent amine dehydrogenase family protein, giving the protein MQWATGAVGRAALRELIENPRYQLVGVLVYDPAKTGLDAGALCGLPPTTGVIATADKDAIVALGADVVVHTASKAHVIETNAEDICRLLAAGSTVITTTSYNHLPTYGAETESAFVEACRQGESRFHAAGENPGFMFERLVATVTGLSKTIDRIDLYEATDVSAVDSRPMLVDLMGMGRPPEDVSIDSPIIKKLDMAYRQALNATADVLGITLSHIDVAVDATTLPHDIEVPAGTIEAGTVVGQRFSWVGHWSGRPLLAIHEEWVLTRDLPQWGMAPLAPGEKAPLIRAVIKGEPSFELQLDVGFDGSAQPGQHAMPGHLMIAMGAVRAIPYVLAQPPGIVTAPVFGAIQLA; this is encoded by the coding sequence GTGCAGTGGGCGACCGGCGCTGTGGGCCGGGCCGCGCTCCGAGAGCTTATCGAGAATCCCCGTTATCAACTGGTGGGGGTCCTGGTCTACGACCCGGCGAAGACAGGGCTCGATGCGGGCGCGCTGTGTGGTCTCCCGCCGACGACCGGCGTGATCGCGACGGCGGACAAGGACGCGATCGTCGCGCTGGGCGCCGACGTCGTCGTGCACACGGCCAGCAAGGCACACGTCATCGAAACGAACGCCGAGGACATCTGCCGCCTACTCGCGGCGGGGAGCACCGTCATCACTACGACGTCGTATAACCATTTGCCGACCTACGGGGCGGAAACCGAGTCCGCGTTCGTCGAGGCGTGCCGACAAGGTGAGTCGCGTTTCCATGCTGCCGGCGAGAACCCCGGGTTCATGTTCGAGCGACTGGTCGCCACGGTGACGGGGCTGAGCAAGACTATCGACCGGATCGACCTCTATGAGGCCACTGACGTTTCGGCCGTGGACAGCCGGCCGATGCTGGTCGACCTCATGGGCATGGGGAGACCGCCGGAAGACGTCAGTATCGATTCCCCGATCATCAAGAAGCTCGATATGGCGTACCGCCAAGCGCTCAACGCCACGGCCGACGTCCTCGGGATCACCCTGTCGCACATCGACGTGGCGGTCGACGCCACCACCCTGCCGCACGACATCGAGGTACCCGCCGGCACTATCGAGGCGGGAACGGTTGTCGGGCAGAGGTTTTCCTGGGTCGGGCACTGGTCGGGCCGTCCGCTGCTGGCCATTCACGAGGAGTGGGTCCTCACCCGCGACCTCCCCCAGTGGGGCATGGCGCCGCTGGCGCCCGGCGAGAAGGCGCCCCTCATCCGCGCGGTCATCAAAGGCGAGCCGAGCTTCGAACTCCAGCTCGACGTGGGATTCGACGGCTCGGCGCAACCCGGTCAGCACGCCATGCCGGGCCACCTGATGATCGCGATGGGCGCGGTTCGCGCGATTCCGTATGTGCTTGCCCAACCGCCCGGCATCGTGACCGCGCCGGTATTCGGCGCGATCCAACTAGCGTGA
- a CDS encoding ABC transporter substrate-binding protein yields MADDGVRAYGSVAPLKVGLLNDYPTSGDTDNDSIDALRLVMDEAVSSGLIDRPIELVTRNVVGLPNGTYLAVERAFDELVAEGCLAIYGPWVSDNVVPLRSRVEATARVPIVTLSGSEGALGEWCFALNNGSMAEEPVMLAAVMIGDGRSRIAIAYESSLIGKEYLAFAERAYDAAGLKVVATVAIPQVEADKANAVAALSASEPDALVHVGFGHGLWGFTDALLAAGWDPPRYTTTAFEMAHINAEWRQQLSGWIGLDSYDERNTVGQAFLDRFEARYGRRPAHSMPGLSHDAATVIVRGLAAARPLTGEGVKNGIEQVKLIPSASGAPGTFLRFGRFIRQGWMGSDYLIARRVLPDGSAHVFHAAPSDHIARAVARASR; encoded by the coding sequence ATGGCAGACGACGGCGTTCGCGCGTACGGTTCGGTCGCTCCCCTGAAAGTCGGCTTGCTCAATGACTATCCGACTTCCGGCGACACGGACAACGACAGCATCGACGCCCTGCGGCTGGTGATGGATGAAGCGGTGTCCTCCGGGCTGATCGACCGGCCGATCGAACTCGTCACCCGAAACGTGGTGGGCTTGCCGAACGGCACCTACCTCGCGGTCGAACGCGCCTTCGACGAGCTGGTCGCGGAGGGATGTCTGGCCATCTACGGGCCGTGGGTATCGGACAACGTGGTGCCGCTGCGCTCCCGTGTCGAGGCCACGGCTCGCGTTCCGATCGTCACCCTGTCGGGGTCCGAGGGTGCGCTCGGAGAGTGGTGCTTTGCGCTGAACAACGGCTCGATGGCCGAGGAGCCGGTGATGCTGGCGGCGGTGATGATCGGGGACGGGCGGTCGAGGATCGCGATCGCCTATGAGTCGTCACTGATCGGAAAGGAATACCTCGCCTTCGCCGAACGAGCCTACGACGCCGCCGGCTTGAAGGTCGTTGCGACCGTGGCAATTCCGCAGGTGGAGGCCGACAAGGCCAACGCGGTCGCCGCGCTGAGTGCGTCGGAGCCCGACGCGTTGGTGCACGTCGGGTTCGGGCATGGCCTGTGGGGGTTCACGGACGCGCTGCTGGCCGCCGGCTGGGATCCCCCGCGGTACACGACGACGGCCTTTGAAATGGCGCACATCAACGCGGAATGGAGGCAGCAGTTGTCCGGCTGGATCGGCCTGGACAGCTACGACGAGCGCAACACCGTCGGTCAGGCCTTCCTGGACCGCTTTGAAGCCAGATACGGTCGTCGGCCCGCGCACTCCATGCCCGGGCTGTCGCACGACGCGGCGACCGTGATCGTGCGCGGCCTCGCGGCGGCACGCCCGCTCACCGGGGAGGGAGTGAAGAACGGGATCGAGCAGGTCAAGCTGATCCCGTCGGCCAGCGGCGCTCCCGGAACGTTCCTGCGGTTCGGCCGGTTCATCCGGCAGGGCTGGATGGGATCGGACTATCTCATTGCCCGCAGGGTGCTGCCGGACGGCAGTGCGCATGTCTTCCACGCGGCGCCCAGCGACCACATTGCCCGGGCGGTCGCGCGCGCCTCACGCTAG
- a CDS encoding NAD(P)H-dependent amine dehydrogenase family protein, with translation MTLASPLESSVSAAEKKYRVIQWGMGNVGTLALRHFAHNPLYEVVGVLCNRPEKVGRDAGELVGVGPIGVLATTDKAALEALDADCVFYAPLWSDVDEICRLLRGGKSVVASGGAWWHRTETNSADIDKIEAACQDGGTSFHGGGIHPGYAADLLVLTLARIVGKTDHIHIYEAVNFNKDTLKYLDEMGFGKTPDQFAKGNLFQDAWSLFAQSLTMVVEGLGKSVDKFTTDVELGLATRDIPYEGTADMDMPGLRGVIKTGTVASQHHLWTAWVDGRPFITLHELYSFIEHDAIDPRPDWEPYYHYRVVIDGDPGTELILRGSPQAREHAKPGYIGYAWTAMEPVNSIPAICDAPPGFKSHADLGLMTVRGIVR, from the coding sequence ATGACGCTCGCATCACCACTGGAATCGAGCGTGTCCGCGGCCGAGAAGAAATATCGCGTGATCCAGTGGGGCATGGGCAATGTCGGGACCTTGGCGCTGCGCCACTTCGCCCACAACCCCCTCTATGAGGTGGTCGGAGTGCTCTGCAACCGCCCGGAGAAAGTTGGCAGGGATGCGGGAGAACTGGTCGGGGTGGGGCCGATCGGCGTGCTCGCAACCACGGACAAGGCCGCCCTGGAGGCCCTTGACGCAGACTGCGTGTTCTACGCGCCGCTCTGGTCGGACGTCGACGAGATCTGCCGACTGCTGCGCGGCGGAAAGAGCGTCGTCGCCTCGGGTGGGGCCTGGTGGCATCGGACGGAAACCAACAGCGCCGACATCGACAAAATCGAGGCGGCGTGCCAAGACGGTGGAACGTCGTTCCACGGAGGCGGCATCCACCCCGGCTACGCGGCGGACCTGCTCGTCCTGACGCTGGCCCGGATCGTCGGCAAGACCGACCACATCCACATATACGAGGCGGTGAACTTCAACAAGGACACGCTGAAGTACTTGGACGAGATGGGATTCGGAAAGACACCGGATCAGTTCGCCAAGGGCAATCTCTTTCAAGATGCATGGTCGTTGTTCGCGCAATCGCTGACGATGGTGGTCGAAGGCTTGGGCAAGAGTGTCGACAAGTTCACGACAGATGTCGAACTGGGCCTGGCCACCCGCGACATCCCGTATGAGGGCACTGCGGACATGGACATGCCCGGCCTGCGAGGTGTGATCAAGACGGGCACCGTCGCATCCCAACATCACCTCTGGACGGCGTGGGTGGACGGCAGGCCGTTCATCACCTTGCACGAGCTCTACTCGTTCATCGAGCACGACGCCATCGACCCGAGGCCCGATTGGGAACCGTATTACCACTACCGCGTGGTGATCGACGGTGACCCCGGCACCGAGCTCATCCTGCGCGGCAGCCCGCAGGCGCGCGAGCACGCGAAGCCCGGTTACATCGGCTACGCATGGACCGCGATGGAGCCCGTGAACTCCATCCCCGCCATTTGCGATGCGCCGCCGGGTTTCAAGTCGCACGCCGATCTTGGACTCATGACGGTTCGCGGGATCGTGCGCTGA
- a CDS encoding TetR/AcrR family transcriptional regulator → MAKRGGADEDRRARGEQTRRDLIDAGRELFVEHGFFNTSISDIVTRSGVGTRGAFYHHFKDKAELFRAVFEDVENDLTLRSIAAPPPGADAWERLTRGLHGFLEAAMEPAVQRVILVDGPVVLGWQTLREIQNGNSIALINEVIREAIAEGTIDDQPVGELTHMLVAALEEASLLVAHSANPRSARRRAAKILDRLLLSFAAEPHTTLRR, encoded by the coding sequence ATGGCGAAGCGTGGCGGGGCGGACGAGGATCGACGCGCCCGGGGCGAGCAGACCCGTCGCGACCTGATCGACGCGGGTCGCGAGCTGTTCGTTGAACACGGGTTCTTCAACACGAGCATCAGCGACATCGTGACGAGGTCGGGTGTCGGGACGCGCGGCGCCTTCTACCACCACTTCAAGGACAAAGCCGAGCTCTTTCGAGCGGTATTCGAAGATGTCGAAAACGATCTCACCCTCCGGTCCATTGCCGCTCCCCCGCCGGGCGCGGACGCCTGGGAACGGCTCACGCGTGGATTGCACGGATTCCTTGAAGCCGCAATGGAACCCGCGGTGCAGCGGGTGATACTTGTCGACGGACCGGTGGTGCTGGGCTGGCAGACCCTGCGCGAAATCCAGAATGGCAACAGCATCGCCCTGATCAACGAGGTGATCCGCGAGGCGATCGCCGAGGGCACCATCGACGATCAACCCGTCGGGGAACTGACGCACATGCTGGTCGCCGCGCTCGAGGAGGCCTCGCTCCTCGTCGCGCACTCCGCAAACCCAAGGAGCGCGCGTCGCCGGGCCGCCAAGATCCTGGACCGGCTACTGCTCTCGTTTGCCGCCGAGCCGCACACGACGCTGCGGCGCTGA
- a CDS encoding amidohydrolase family protein: MQPEDMILVSVDDHLVEPPNLFEGRLPGKYADAAPRVIRRPDGSEVWTFNDAIIPNIGLNAVAGRPREEYGVEPTAFDEMRPGCYDIHERIKDMDAGGVLGSMCFPSFPGFAGRLFATHTDKDLALAVTQAYNDWHIDEWCGSYPGRFLPMGLPVLWDPELCAKEIRRNAAKGCHSVTFTENPATLGFPSFHDEYWDPMWRALSDTNTVLSVHLGSSGKITMTADNAPVDVMITLQPMNICSAAADLLWSRVIKEFPDVRFALSEGGTGWIPYFVDRLDRTYEMHHLWTGQDFGNKLPSEVFRERFLTCFIVDPIGVKLRHDIGIDNIAWECDYPHSDSSWPAAAEELALVMVDLPDDEVNKITYENACRWYSFDPFQHRTRERCTVGALRAEAGDHDVEIRSFDHGRFERTAGATLGTMSAKLDV; this comes from the coding sequence ATGCAGCCCGAAGACATGATTTTGGTCAGCGTCGACGATCACCTGGTGGAGCCGCCGAACCTGTTCGAGGGCAGGCTTCCAGGCAAGTACGCGGACGCGGCGCCCCGGGTCATCCGCCGGCCCGACGGCTCGGAGGTGTGGACTTTCAACGACGCCATCATTCCCAACATCGGGCTCAACGCTGTGGCGGGACGCCCACGCGAGGAGTATGGCGTCGAGCCGACCGCTTTCGACGAAATGCGGCCCGGGTGCTACGACATTCATGAGCGGATCAAAGACATGGATGCGGGCGGCGTGCTGGGATCGATGTGCTTCCCGTCCTTCCCCGGCTTCGCGGGCCGGCTGTTCGCCACCCACACCGACAAGGACCTCGCCCTCGCCGTCACCCAGGCGTACAACGACTGGCACATCGACGAATGGTGCGGCTCGTATCCCGGGCGCTTCCTGCCCATGGGGCTGCCCGTGTTGTGGGATCCCGAATTGTGTGCCAAAGAGATCCGCCGCAACGCCGCCAAAGGCTGCCACTCGGTCACCTTCACCGAAAACCCCGCGACGCTCGGCTTCCCGAGCTTCCACGACGAGTATTGGGATCCGATGTGGCGGGCGCTGTCGGACACCAACACGGTGCTCTCGGTCCACCTGGGGTCCTCCGGCAAGATCACGATGACCGCCGACAACGCGCCCGTCGACGTCATGATCACCCTGCAACCGATGAACATCTGCTCGGCGGCCGCCGACCTGCTGTGGTCCCGCGTCATCAAGGAGTTTCCCGACGTCCGCTTCGCACTTTCCGAGGGCGGCACCGGCTGGATTCCCTATTTCGTCGACCGACTCGACCGGACCTACGAAATGCATCACCTGTGGACCGGCCAGGACTTCGGAAACAAACTGCCCAGCGAGGTGTTCCGCGAGCGCTTCCTGACCTGCTTCATAGTGGACCCGATTGGCGTCAAGCTGCGCCATGACATCGGCATCGACAACATCGCCTGGGAGTGTGACTACCCGCACTCGGACTCGTCGTGGCCCGCGGCAGCCGAGGAGCTTGCCCTGGTCATGGTTGACCTCCCCGACGACGAGGTCAACAAGATCACGTATGAGAACGCGTGCCGTTGGTACTCATTCGACCCGTTCCAGCACCGCACCCGAGAACGATGCACGGTCGGCGCCCTGCGCGCCGAAGCCGGTGACCACGATGTCGAGATCCGTAGCTTCGACCACGGCCGGTTCGAACGCACCGCGGGCGCGACCCTCGGCACTATGAGCGCCAAGCTCGATGTCTGA
- a CDS encoding SDR family oxidoreductase, giving the protein MSDNGQSPLRVAVVGASAGLGRCIGIGLAQRGAHVALLARRYDRLVDAAGEAGNGAVAVACDVTVADNCQTAMSEVVGALGGLDALVYTTGMGVLAPLREVTAEQWAQLFATNVTGASLVTAAAAPHLAAAAGGAVYLSSLSASYTTPWPLLGAYAVSKAALDKLVEAWRIEHPEIGFTRLAVGDSLGGTGDAQTEFNKAWDPDALEAAIRYWMDNKYMLGGLVDVEHLVDVVDSVIRCGKSSFIPQLTLAPRASDAVKELRNW; this is encoded by the coding sequence ATGTCTGACAACGGACAAAGCCCGCTGCGGGTCGCTGTCGTCGGTGCCTCCGCCGGCCTCGGACGATGCATCGGCATAGGGCTTGCCCAGCGAGGCGCACATGTCGCGCTGCTGGCGCGGCGATACGACAGGCTGGTTGATGCCGCCGGGGAAGCCGGCAACGGCGCGGTGGCCGTCGCCTGCGACGTCACCGTAGCCGACAACTGCCAGACGGCGATGTCCGAGGTGGTCGGCGCGCTCGGCGGGCTCGACGCACTGGTCTACACGACCGGCATGGGTGTGCTCGCGCCGCTGCGCGAGGTGACCGCGGAACAGTGGGCGCAACTGTTCGCCACCAACGTCACCGGCGCATCACTGGTCACCGCCGCCGCCGCGCCCCATTTGGCCGCGGCGGCGGGCGGGGCCGTTTACCTCTCGTCGCTCAGCGCGTCGTACACGACGCCGTGGCCGCTGCTCGGCGCATACGCGGTATCCAAGGCGGCGCTGGACAAGCTCGTCGAGGCCTGGCGCATCGAGCATCCGGAGATCGGCTTCACCCGTCTGGCCGTCGGCGACAGCCTGGGCGGCACCGGCGACGCGCAGACCGAGTTCAACAAGGCGTGGGACCCCGACGCCCTGGAAGCGGCTATCAGATACTGGATGGATAACAAATACATGCTCGGCGGCCTCGTCGACGTCGAGCACCTGGTTGACGTTGTCGATTCCGTTATCCGTTGCGGCAAAAGCAGTTTCATACCACAGCTGACTCTGGCCCCGCGCGCCTCTGATGCAGTGAAGGAGCTTCGGAATTGGTGA
- a CDS encoding aldehyde dehydrogenase family protein — protein sequence MLIDGKLVESVSGRRFDNVNPATEEVLGTTCDGTHADMERAIAAARHAFDNTEWSRDGEARAAGLRQLQAALEAEREDLRSELVAEVGCPVLSTYGPQLDVPLREALTWPADMIGEFAWERPLPDKDAFGLGSLTTREVWKEPIGVVGVITPWNFPFEIILNKIGPVLAMGNTCVLKPAPDTPWNATRIGRIIAEHTNIPPGVINIVPSSDHSVGEVISTSPLVDMVAFTGSTATGRRIMAAAAQTIKSTFLELGGKSVYLVLDEEGDIGGAVGGSAFICMHAGQGCAMPTRLLVPNSRYDEAVEIVKTAMENNKYGDPTDPSVLQGPLVSKKQHDRVLGYIEKGKQEGARLVTGGGVPKHLPKGYYVEPTVFADVDNKMTIAQEEIFGPVLSVIGFDGDDDAVRIANDSIYGLSGVVFATDLDRAKSVARRIRTGTLGINGGLWYGADAPFGGYKQSGVGRQCGTEGLEIFTETKTVGWPAA from the coding sequence ATGCTCATCGACGGCAAGCTCGTCGAGTCCGTATCCGGGCGGCGATTCGACAACGTCAATCCGGCGACTGAGGAGGTGCTCGGCACCACCTGCGACGGCACCCACGCCGACATGGAACGCGCCATCGCTGCGGCACGGCACGCGTTCGACAACACCGAATGGTCGCGGGACGGCGAGGCGCGAGCCGCCGGCCTGCGGCAGCTGCAGGCGGCGCTGGAAGCCGAACGTGAGGACTTACGCAGCGAGCTCGTCGCGGAGGTCGGCTGTCCCGTGCTGTCCACCTACGGACCGCAGCTCGACGTCCCCCTCCGCGAAGCGCTTACCTGGCCTGCGGACATGATCGGCGAATTTGCTTGGGAACGGCCGCTTCCCGACAAGGACGCCTTCGGCCTGGGCAGCCTGACGACCCGCGAAGTCTGGAAGGAGCCGATCGGCGTCGTCGGTGTGATCACGCCCTGGAATTTTCCTTTCGAGATCATCCTGAACAAGATCGGCCCCGTCCTGGCGATGGGTAACACCTGCGTGCTCAAGCCCGCACCGGACACACCGTGGAACGCCACCAGGATCGGCCGCATCATCGCCGAACACACCAACATCCCGCCCGGGGTCATCAACATCGTTCCGTCGTCCGATCATTCCGTCGGAGAGGTGATTTCGACCTCGCCACTGGTAGACATGGTGGCGTTCACCGGCTCGACGGCCACCGGCAGGCGCATCATGGCGGCGGCCGCCCAGACCATCAAGTCCACCTTCCTCGAACTCGGGGGCAAGTCCGTGTACCTCGTCCTCGACGAGGAGGGAGACATCGGCGGTGCGGTCGGCGGCAGCGCCTTCATCTGCATGCACGCCGGGCAGGGCTGCGCGATGCCCACCCGACTGCTGGTCCCCAACTCGCGCTACGACGAAGCGGTCGAAATCGTCAAGACAGCCATGGAGAACAACAAATACGGCGACCCCACTGATCCGTCGGTGCTGCAGGGTCCACTTGTTTCCAAAAAGCAGCACGACCGCGTGCTCGGCTACATCGAGAAGGGTAAGCAGGAAGGCGCCCGGCTGGTCACCGGCGGCGGGGTGCCCAAGCATCTTCCCAAGGGCTATTACGTCGAGCCAACGGTATTCGCCGACGTCGACAACAAGATGACGATCGCCCAGGAGGAGATCTTCGGACCGGTGCTGTCGGTCATCGGGTTCGACGGCGACGACGACGCCGTACGCATCGCCAACGATTCCATCTATGGCCTGTCGGGCGTCGTGTTCGCCACTGATCTCGATCGCGCGAAATCCGTCGCACGCCGGATCAGAACCGGCACCCTGGGCATCAACGGCGGGCTCTGGTACGGCGCGGACGCGCCGTTCGGCGGATACAAGCAGTCCGGTGTCGGTCGCCAGTGCGGCACCGAGGGGCTCGAGATCTTCACCGAGACAAAGACCGTCGGCTGGCCTGCCGCCTGA
- a CDS encoding NDMA-dependent alcohol dehydrogenase — protein MKSRAAVLRGVGIDWEVTDVELDPPHAGEVLVKMAYAGICHSDEHFYTGDSVPTAEMEEMMRASGIPVPEWFPMLGGHEGSGVVEEVGPEVKTLKPGDHVAISFLPACGSCRWCATGHTYLCDIGSDIYSKAMTTDGTRRRHLGDEDLMAMMQVGTFSEYVVASERSLVKVNDWIPLEAASLVSCGVTTGFGSGSVAAGTRAGDTVVVIGVGGIGMNAVQGAKVAGAKHIVAIDPNEFKRQIAPTFGATHTAVDAGAAVELVKEITWGVMADRVVLTPGVVPSDLIFTAMMLLRKGGTCVLTGMAKITDMMVPMMLGDMVNSCKTFKGALYGEMNPREAMPKLLSMYEAGLIKLDELVTQKYKLDDINEAMRDLRAGNNIRGVIAFE, from the coding sequence ATGAAGTCCAGAGCAGCGGTGTTACGCGGCGTCGGTATCGATTGGGAAGTCACCGACGTCGAGCTCGATCCTCCGCACGCCGGCGAGGTTCTGGTCAAGATGGCCTACGCCGGCATCTGCCATTCTGACGAGCACTTCTACACCGGTGACAGTGTGCCGACGGCCGAGATGGAAGAGATGATGCGGGCGTCCGGCATTCCGGTGCCTGAGTGGTTCCCGATGCTCGGCGGCCACGAGGGCTCGGGTGTCGTCGAAGAGGTCGGTCCCGAGGTGAAGACACTCAAACCTGGTGACCATGTGGCGATCTCGTTCCTGCCTGCTTGCGGTAGCTGCCGATGGTGCGCTACCGGGCACACGTACCTGTGCGACATTGGCTCCGACATTTACAGCAAGGCTATGACCACCGACGGCACCCGGCGTCGCCACCTCGGCGACGAGGACCTGATGGCGATGATGCAGGTCGGCACGTTCTCCGAGTACGTGGTGGCGTCCGAGCGTTCGCTGGTTAAAGTGAATGACTGGATCCCCCTGGAAGCCGCGTCACTAGTGTCCTGCGGTGTGACAACGGGATTCGGGTCGGGATCCGTCGCGGCAGGCACGCGAGCGGGTGACACCGTCGTTGTGATTGGTGTCGGCGGAATCGGCATGAACGCGGTGCAGGGCGCGAAGGTCGCGGGCGCCAAGCACATCGTCGCCATCGACCCCAACGAATTCAAGCGTCAGATCGCGCCGACATTCGGCGCAACCCACACCGCCGTCGACGCCGGTGCGGCAGTGGAACTTGTCAAGGAGATCACCTGGGGAGTCATGGCCGACCGCGTCGTTCTCACCCCAGGGGTGGTGCCCTCAGACCTGATCTTTACGGCGATGATGTTGTTGCGCAAGGGCGGAACCTGTGTGCTGACCGGGATGGCCAAGATCACCGACATGATGGTCCCGATGATGCTCGGCGACATGGTCAACTCCTGCAAGACCTTCAAAGGGGCGCTCTACGGCGAGATGAACCCGCGCGAAGCCATGCCCAAGCTGCTATCGATGTACGAGGCAGGCCTGATCAAACTCGACGAGCTGGTCACTCAGAAATACAAGCTCGACGACATCAACGAGGCCATGAGAGACCTCCGGGCGGGCAATAACATCCGCGGCGTCATCGCCTTCGAGTAA
- a CDS encoding thiolase C-terminal domain-containing protein — MRPLPELTPWNRWFWSSGEDGNLRIQRCSECRTYVHPPVPICPSCRATSSAPEIVSGRATVVGYTLNEHPWLPGFPLPYVIAVVALDECAEVRLTTNIVGCRPGEVHVGQRVTVRFENVDDVWIPLFEPTGGTDDRDLVGPPLSPEPRGPVTSERFEHRSVISGIGRSATGRRLMVDPLSLTVDACLTAIDDAGLKPDDIDGLSTYPGPVGMGMSEGGIAAVEEALRLHPTWINGGMELPGQGGAIIAAMMAVASGLCRHVLCFRTVWESTFAALRLSAAGGRVAGPQQWSLPFGAASAANWIGVNANQYLHRYGSDRKLFGMIAVNARRNAALNPAAIYRDPMTMKDYFAARAITSPFGLYDCDVPCDGSIAVVVSEASVANDLPRPAVRCAAAGTQILERVSWDQGTLTHEPQVIGQAAHLWSRTDLRPKDIDLALLYDGFTFNCVSWLEALGFCGFGEAQDWLDGGGRIAPDGELPLNTHGGQLSEGRLHRFGFVYEAVLQLRHQAGNRQVGGAETAVVSTGGGVPSGVMILQGVR; from the coding sequence ATGAGACCACTACCCGAGCTCACACCCTGGAACCGGTGGTTCTGGTCCTCGGGTGAGGACGGCAACCTGCGCATCCAGCGTTGCTCCGAATGCCGCACGTATGTGCATCCACCGGTGCCAATCTGTCCGTCGTGTCGTGCGACATCGTCTGCACCAGAGATTGTTTCAGGTCGAGCGACGGTGGTGGGCTACACGCTCAATGAACATCCGTGGCTACCCGGCTTCCCGCTACCTTATGTCATCGCCGTGGTCGCCCTCGACGAGTGCGCGGAGGTGCGGCTGACAACCAACATCGTGGGGTGCCGGCCTGGGGAGGTGCATGTCGGTCAGCGCGTCACCGTGCGGTTCGAAAACGTAGACGACGTTTGGATTCCATTGTTCGAGCCCACTGGAGGCACCGACGACCGGGACCTGGTAGGTCCACCGCTTTCGCCCGAGCCGCGAGGGCCGGTAACGAGCGAGCGGTTCGAGCATCGGTCCGTGATATCCGGCATCGGCCGGTCCGCAACGGGTCGTCGGCTGATGGTCGATCCGCTGTCTCTTACGGTGGACGCGTGCCTGACCGCGATCGATGATGCCGGTCTGAAACCTGATGATATCGACGGCCTTTCGACCTACCCAGGACCCGTGGGGATGGGCATGAGTGAAGGCGGTATCGCCGCGGTCGAGGAGGCGTTGCGCCTGCATCCGACGTGGATCAACGGCGGCATGGAGCTGCCCGGGCAGGGCGGCGCGATCATCGCGGCGATGATGGCGGTGGCTTCCGGTCTGTGTAGGCACGTCCTGTGCTTCCGGACGGTCTGGGAGTCGACGTTTGCAGCGCTTCGGCTATCTGCGGCCGGCGGGCGCGTTGCGGGGCCGCAGCAATGGTCATTGCCCTTTGGCGCGGCATCAGCGGCCAACTGGATTGGGGTGAACGCCAACCAGTATCTGCACCGTTACGGCAGTGACCGGAAGCTCTTCGGCATGATCGCCGTGAACGCGCGCCGCAACGCGGCGCTCAATCCGGCGGCTATCTACCGCGACCCGATGACGATGAAGGACTACTTTGCCGCGCGAGCGATTACCTCGCCGTTCGGGCTTTACGACTGCGACGTTCCATGCGACGGTTCGATAGCGGTCGTGGTCTCCGAGGCGTCGGTCGCCAACGATTTGCCGCGTCCCGCGGTGCGCTGCGCGGCCGCCGGAACGCAGATCCTCGAACGCGTCTCGTGGGACCAGGGCACACTTACGCACGAGCCACAAGTCATCGGCCAGGCGGCACACTTGTGGAGCCGAACCGACTTGCGTCCCAAGGACATCGACCTTGCCCTGCTCTACGATGGCTTCACGTTCAACTGCGTATCGTGGTTGGAAGCCTTGGGTTTCTGCGGCTTCGGCGAGGCCCAGGACTGGCTGGACGGTGGCGGGCGCATCGCGCCGGACGGGGAGCTACCGCTCAATACGCACGGTGGTCAGCTGTCTGAGGGGCGTCTGCACCGGTTCGGATTCGTCTACGAAGCGGTACTCCAATTGCGCCATCAGGCCGGCAACCGTCAGGTCGGGGGTGCCGAAACCGCGGTGGTGAGTACGGGCGGGGGTGTGCCCTCCGGCGTCATGATTTTGCAAGGCGTGCGCTGA